AATTCCCGTGCTCAGTTATTATTTATCGGGCTTTGACTATTTGCTTTTGCTCGTCGTCGTGGCGGTGACTTTGGTTTCGGTGTATTCGAGTTTCCGCAGCGTGCGAACTTTCTTAAATCGCGATGCCGTCGAAAGGTAATGAAATCGCATGAAATTTCGCTTTTGGCTCATCGGATTTTTCGTCTTTCTTTTGGTCGCGTCGCCGGCTTTTGCTGCAAAAAAATCGACGAGTTCGCAGTTGGCAAAGCAGCGCGCTGAACTGAAAAATTTGGAAGAAAATTTAGCGAAGCAACGCAAAAAAGTCAAACTTTTGGAATCCGAAGAAAAAGGCGTTTTGAATACGATTGCGCTTCTCGATGAAAATTTAAGTCGCACCCGAGAATATGTGCAACTGCTCGCGAAAAATGAATCGACGGTAAAAACATCGCTCACAGAAATCGGCAGAGCATTAGATTCTTTGGACAAAGAAATTGCGCGGCGAAATGAAGCGATGCAGAAACGAATTCGCGAACTTTATATTCATGGCGAAGCAGGTCCGCTCAGCGAAATTCTCGCAATTCTCCGCGGCGAAGGTTCTCCCGAACGCCAGATTTATTATGTGAATCGACTCCTCACAGAAGACCGCGAAAAAGTGGAAAGGCTTTCTTGGCTTTTGCGGGAACGCGCTCTCAAAAAACGCGAAGCGTCCGCGCGACTTTCGGAATTGCATTCTTTACAATCCAAAAAATCAGCGGAAGAAGCGGGCTTAAAAAATCAAATTCAAACGCAAGGCGAAGTTCTCGCTTCGGTGCAAAAAAGTAAAAGTCTGCAGAAAAAAGCGATTCAAGAAATCGAACAAAATCAGCGGACAATGCTTTCGATTATTCGCCGCTTAGAAAAAAAGCGTGAACAAGAAATTGCGCAGGCAAAGAAAAAACAAAAGCAGAAAAAGTCTTCGAAAAAAGCAGAAAAAATTCCGCGAGTTCCGGTCAAGCCTGTCGGTCCCAAATGCATGCCGCTGAACGGAAATATCATCGCGGAATATGGAATGCACGAACATCCGGTGCTGCACATTATGACACGTAATCTCGGCGTCGAAATCCGCGGCAAAAAAGGACAAAAAGTCAAAGCAGCGGCCGCGGGAACGGTCGTGATGGTCGCCGAAATTGACGGCCGTGGGCCTTCTACGATTATCGAACACGAAGGCGGCGTTTACTCCGTTTATGGTCACATGAGCGCAATTCGGGTAAAAGAAGGCGATAAAGTCAAAAATTGCGAAGATATTGGAACGGTCGGCGATATCGCATCGCTAAATGGAATTAAATTGTATTTCCAAGTTAGCGAAGGAACCGATACGGTCGATCCTTTGAAATGGTTAAAGAAAAAATGACGAAGTTTTGTTTGCAAGGTCCAGAATCGCAAAAGGGCGCACGCCAGCTCTTAGAAAATGCGCTTGCCGAAAATCGCTTCCCGCAGGCGGTCCTCATCGAAGGGGAACGCGGCATCGGGAAAAAAGCGTTGGCGATGGAACTTGCCAAAACTCTTTCTTGTTCCGATTCCGAAATTGCACCTTGTGGAAAATGTTTCGGCTGCAAATTGGCTTCGGATCCGGGAAATGTGCAAGGTTGGGTTATTCCGCTTGAAACGGCAGAAGCCAATGCGAAATCTGCGGCATCGGTCAAAGAAAATTCCACCGCAAAAACCGTCGAAGAAATCAAAGCGGAATATATCAAGAAAATTTTTGAAAATCCGTATTCCGTTTCGTTCGTTTCGAATGTCGCGCAAATTTCCGTTGATCAAATTCGCAGCATGACTTCGCAATTTTCGCGGACAAGTGATGGCGTTCGCGTAGTCATCATCGCCGAAGCAGATCGGATGAATGAATCCGCAGCGAATGCGCTTTTAAAAACTCTCGAAGAAGTCCCGCCGAACACATATTTCATTCTCACTTCCTCGGCGGCGGGGCGCTTGCTACAGACGATTCGCAGCCGTTGCCTTTCTCTGCGTTTGCCACCGCTTTCGTCGGACGAAGTGCAAAAAATTGCCCGCTCCTATTCGGACGAAGAACTTTCTCCCGATGCGCTCGGCATGGCGCTCGGCTCTCCGGGAATGGCGCTTTATTACAACGAAAATATCGCAGAGAATGAAACTCTCGCGTTTGATTTTT
The nucleotide sequence above comes from Hallerella porci. Encoded proteins:
- a CDS encoding DNA polymerase III subunit delta', giving the protein MTKFCLQGPESQKGARQLLENALAENRFPQAVLIEGERGIGKKALAMELAKTLSCSDSEIAPCGKCFGCKLASDPGNVQGWVIPLETAEANAKSAASVKENSTAKTVEEIKAEYIKKIFENPYSVSFVSNVAQISVDQIRSMTSQFSRTSDGVRVVIIAEADRMNESAANALLKTLEEVPPNTYFILTSSAAGRLLQTIRSRCLSLRLPPLSSDEVQKIARSYSDEELSPDALGMALGSPGMALYYNENIAENETLAFDFLKDSVEGNYSDLFFELEKFFPRGAGAADTAVMMLDFLEFLVGDALRILAGESCRLPDERANVESLNLGRFGAEALEKALLEITTAASNIAGRKNSAIVALQTLSIGLFEGYKR
- a CDS encoding murein hydrolase activator EnvC family protein — its product is MKFRFWLIGFFVFLLVASPAFAAKKSTSSQLAKQRAELKNLEENLAKQRKKVKLLESEEKGVLNTIALLDENLSRTREYVQLLAKNESTVKTSLTEIGRALDSLDKEIARRNEAMQKRIRELYIHGEAGPLSEILAILRGEGSPERQIYYVNRLLTEDREKVERLSWLLRERALKKREASARLSELHSLQSKKSAEEAGLKNQIQTQGEVLASVQKSKSLQKKAIQEIEQNQRTMLSIIRRLEKKREQEIAQAKKKQKQKKSSKKAEKIPRVPVKPVGPKCMPLNGNIIAEYGMHEHPVLHIMTRNLGVEIRGKKGQKVKAAAAGTVVMVAEIDGRGPSTIIEHEGGVYSVYGHMSAIRVKEGDKVKNCEDIGTVGDIASLNGIKLYFQVSEGTDTVDPLKWLKKK